The genomic DNA GCACAAGCATCCAGGAGGAAGACGATGCCCGTCCCCAAGCGTAAGACCCCGCGGGCCAAGACCCGGCACCGCCGGTCCCATTGGAAGTCGGTGGCCCCGACCTACGCGTCGTGCCCCCAGTGCCGGCAGGCCAAGCTGCCGCACACCGTCTGCCAGAACTGCGGGTACTACGGTGGGCGTCAGGTCGTTGAGGTCGAGTAAGCGACAGCCGATCGAGAAGGCCCTCGGCGTCCGCTTCGGCGGCGAGGAGCTCTACGTCTGGGCCTTCACCCACCGCTCCTTCGCCTACGAGAACGGCGGCCTGCCCACCAACGAGCGGCTCGAGTTCCTCGGCGACGCCGTCCTCGGCCTGGTCGTCACCGACATCATCTACCGCGCCTTCCCCGAGCTGCCCGAGGGCCAGCTGGCCAAGCTGCGGGCGGCCACGGTGAACATGAACGTGCTGGCCGAGGTGGCCCGCGAGCTCGGCGTCGGCGACGCCGTCCGTCTGGGCCGGGGCGAGGAGCTCTCGGGCGGGCGGGACAAGTCCTCCATCCTGGCCGACACCCTCGAGGCCGTGCTCGGGGCCATCTACCTCGACAAGGGCCTGTCCCGGGCGGCCGCCCTGGTGCGGCGGCTGTTCGAGCACCGGGTGATGGAGGCGGCCGGGCGCGGGGCCGCCCTCGACTACAAGACCTCCCTGCAGGAGCTGGCCGCGTCCAGCCTCGGCGGGATGCCCTCCTACGCCATCGAGGAGGAGGGCCCCGACCACGCCAAGCGGTTCACGGCCACCGTCTCGGTCGCCGGCACGGCCTACGGCAGCGGCAAGGGCCGCTCCAAGAAGGAGGCCGAGCAGCAGGCGGCCCGTGAGGCGTTCGAGTCCCTGGCCGCCGACCGCATGGTCAGCGGCACCGGCGACGCCGGGACCGATCCACCGAGGCACCCCTCCGGGGTTCCCCGGATCCCTCCGGTCGACGTGGTCCCCGCCGAATCTCCTGCGCCCCCGCCAGCGGGCGAGTAGTGCCCGAGCTCCCCGAGCTGGACGTCCTGGCCGAGAACCTGGCGGCCCGGCTGGCCAAGGCCAGGGTGGCCGCGGTCCGGGTCGTCTCGGTGGCCGCCCTCAAGACCTTCGACCCCCCGATCGACGCCCTGGTCGGCCTGGCCGTCACCGGGGCCGGCCGCCGGGCCAAGTACGTCTGGCTCGAGCTGGGCGAGCTGCGCCTGGTCATGCACCTGTCGCTCGGCGGCCGCCTGGTCCTGGGGCCCAAGCCGGCCCCGCGCAAGACCGCCGTGCTCACCGTCGACCTCGACGACGGCCGGGTCCTGTCCATGACCGAGGGCGGCACCCAGCGCCGGGCCGCCGTCTGGCTGGTCGACGACGTCGAGAAGGTCCCGCCCCTGGCCGGCCTCGGCCCCGAGCCGCTCGACCCCGGCTTCACCACCGAGCGCCTGGCCGCCATCCTGGCCGAGGGCGGCCACACCCTCAAGGGCATGCTCACCGACCAGCGGGCCATGGCCGGGGTCGGCAACGCCTGGAGCGACGACGTGCTCCACCGGGCCCGCATGTCGCCCTTCGCCCGCCCCGAGCGCCTCGACCCGTCCGAGGTCGAGCGCCTCCACACCGCCCTGGTCGGCGTCCTCACCGAGGCCCGCGCCACCCTGGCCTCCCAGGTCGGCGACGAGGTCGTGATCCCCAAGGCCTCCGAGCGCCTGTTCGCCGTCCACGGCCGCGCCGGCGCCGCCTGCTACGTCTGCGGCGACACCATCCGCTCGGTCTGGATGGGCGAACGCGAGACCTCCTACTGCCCGACCTGCCAGACGGGCGGCCGGGTCCTGGCCGACCGCCGCCGGTCCCGCTTCCTCCGCTAGAATGCCAGCGTCCGGCCCGGGGACGCTCGGGCGAGGCGGCCCGCCGGAGGAGCCTGTGCCCGAGTTGCCGGAGGTCGAGACCCTCCGCCAGGACCTCGACAAGGAGGTCGGCGGCCGGAAGGTCAAGGCGGTCGAGGTCAGGGCGGCCAAGGTGGTGCGCCGCCACCGCAACCGCCGGGAGTTCGCCGACCGGCTCGTTGGCCGCAAGCTCGGCGCCGCCGCCCGCATCGGGGACCTGCTCCTGCTGGGCCTGGACGGCGGCCCGGAGACGGCCGCGCTGGTGATCGACCTCGGCCCCGGCGGGCGGCTGCTCAAGCAGCGCAGCGCCGCCCCGGTCGAGCGCCAGACCGACGCCGTGCTCAGCTTCTCGGTCGGCGGCGACCTGCGCGTCCTCGGCCTCGGGGAGGACGGCGAGCTGTTCCTGGCCGGCAACGACGACCTGGAGGAGCTGGCCGACCGGTGGCGCGGCGCCATCGACCCGCTGGCCGACGCCCTGGCCTGGCAGGCCCTCGGCGCCCGGCTCGGGGCCAGGCAGGAGCGGCTGCGCACCCTGCTCACCGACCCGGCGTTCGTGACCGGCATCGGCCCGGTCTACGCCGACGAGATCCTCTGGGCCGGCGGGCTGCGCTGGGACCGGGACTCCTCCAGCCTGACCGCCCAGGAGGTGCGCCGGCTCCACCGGGCGATCCAGGAGGTGGTCCAGGAGGCCGTGCGCCTGCGCGGGGTCTCGGTGGGGGAGACCCCCTGGCTCGACCTCCACGGCGGCAAGGGCGAGTTCGAGCCCCAGCTCAGCGTCTACCAGCGGGAGGGCCAGCCGTGCCGCCGCTGCCGCACCCCCCTGGTCCACGAACGCATCGAAGGCGGGCAGACCACGTACTATTGCCCCAAATGCCAGAGCTGAAGCCCCGCTCGACCGCTCCCGCCGCCGTGGCCGCGCTGCTCGCGATGGTCCTGGCGCTGGCCGGCTGCGGCGGGCCCGACCCGGCCCCGCCGCCCCCGCTCGACCCCGCCGCCGGCCCCCCGGCGCCGACGACCACGGCCGCCCCCGCCGCCGGCGAGGTCCAGCTGGGCAACGCCCCCGCCTACGTCGCCCTGGCCGTCAAGGACGTGACCGTCAAATCGAAGCCCGGCAAGGGCGACATCGTGGCCGTGTTCCCGCAGGCCCTGCCCTGGGGGAGCCCGACCCCGTTCCTGATCGACCACGCCCGGCGCACCGCCACCGGGGAGACGTGGCTCAAGGTGCTGCTGCCCCGGCGGCCCAACGGCTCCAGCGGCTGGGTCCAGCGCGAACAGGTCCGGATCAAGCCGGTGGCCCACGAGGTCGTGGTCGACCTCTCCTCGCGCACCGCCAGCCTCCTCCGCGGCCGCAAGAAGCTGCGCAGCTTCCGGGTCGGGGTCGGGACCGCGGGCACGCCCACCCCGACCGGGCGGTTCTACGTGACCGTGAAGCTCAAGCCGCCGCAGATCTCGGCGGCCGCCTACGGGGCCTGGGCCCTGGGGCTGTCCGGCTACTCCGAGGTCCACCAGAGCTTCGGCACCGGCGACGGCCAGATCGCCCTCCACGGGACCTACAAGCCGTGGCTGCTGGGCCGGCCGGTGTCCAACGGCTGCGTGCGCATGGACAACGAGACCATCACCCTGCTGGCCGAGACGCTGCCCCTTGGCACCCCGGTCACCATCCAGGCATGAGCGCGCTCCGGCTCAAGGCCGTCATCCGGGGCGAGGTCCAGGGCGTGGGCTTCCGCTGGGCCGTGCAGCGCCAGGCCGGGCAGCTCGGGCTCACCGGCTACGCCGAGAACCTGCCCGACGGGTCGGTCCGGGTCGAGGCCGAGGGCGATCCCGACCGGCTCGACCAGCTCGAGTCGTTCCTGCGCGAGGGCCCGCGCTGGGCCGAGGTCGAGTCGCTCGACAGCCAGCGGATCCCGGCCACCGGCGAGTTCCACTACTTCGAGGCGCGGTAACCGGACGGCGGTTTCGTCGCGATGGACTCGCTTGGCGCCTCCATACGGACGTGTTATAGTCCGCTTGTGAAATCAGTCCTCTGGGACCGCCCGGACGCGGTAACTGCTCGGCCCGGCTGCATCGGGCAGGGTCACGCACACGTTTTGGGCCTTCCTCTCCCAGGGTACAAACCGTAAGTAGTCGTCGGCCGTTCCGCACGGCGCTGGACGACCCTTGTGGCCTGCCAGTCCAGCGGACAAGAGCGCAGCGGTAACCCCGAAGCCGCTGCAGTGGGAGGAGCTTCCCGGATGTCGAAGGCGCTCATGGGCTACGTAGGTCAGCCGCCCGCGTACATGATCCTGCGGGAGCTGAATGCCCTCAAAGCGCGTGTCGCCGAGCTCGAGCGGCACCTCGCGGTAGCGGAGCAGGAGCTCGCCCTTCGCGAGGTCGAGGACTTCCGCCCCTCGACCACCAAGGAAGCGGCCCTGGCCTAGCCAGGGTTTCGTCTATTTCGGGGCCTCCCGCGGGAGGCCCCGAACGTTCGCCCCATCGGCGCCGACATCCCCGGGATCGTCCGATCCCCGTGCTAGCATCAGCCGGCCTGATGTTCCTCAAGTCGCTGACCCTGCGCGGGTTCAAGTCGTTCGCCGAGAAGACCACCCTGGACTTCGAGCCGGGGATCACGGTCATCGTCGGCCCCAACGGTTCCGGCAAGTCCAACGTGGTCGACGCCGTCGCCTGGGTGCTGGGCGAGCAGGGCCCCAAGTCGCTGCGCGGCGGCAAGATGGAGGACGTCATCTTCGCCGGCACGGGCAGCCGCGGCGCCCTCGGCCGGGCCGAGGTCGCCCTCACCATCGACAACTCGGCCGGGCTGCTGCCCATCGAGTACAGCGAGGTGACCGTCACCCGGCTGCTGTACCGCTCCGGCGAGAGCGAGTACGCCATCAACGGCACCACCTGCCGGCTGCTCGACATCCAGGAGCTGCTGTCCGACACCGGCGTCGGCCGCGAGCTGCACACCGTGCTCGGGCAGAACCGCCTCGAGGACGTGCTCCAGGGCCGGCCCGAGGACCGCCGGGCGGCCATCGAGGAGGCGGCCGGGGTGTACAAGCACCGCCGCCGCAAGGAGAAGGCGCTGCGCAAGCTGGCCGGCATGGAGCAGCACCTGGTCAGGCTGTCCGACCTCGTCGGGGAGCTGCGCCGCCAGCTCAAGCCGTTGCAGCAGCAGGCCGAGACGGCGGCCAGGGCGGCCGAGGTCGCCGCCGAGCTGCGCGAGGTCCGCCTCACCCTGCGGGCCAGGGAGCTGGCCGGGGTCCGCCAGCGCTCGGCGTCGCTGGACGCCGAGGAGGCCGCCTTCGCCGCCCGGCTGGCCGAGCTGGAGCAGCGCCACGACGCCGAGGAGGCGCGCGAGCGCGGCTTCCAGGCCGAGCTGGCCGAGCTGGAGCCCCTGGCCGGCCGGGCCACCGACGCCGTGCACCGCCTGGCCACCGTGCGCGAGCGCCTCCGGGGCACGGTCGCCCTGGCCGAGGCCCGTGCCCGCCACCTGGCCGAGTCGCTGGCCACCGAGCACGAGGGCCGCTCCGTGGCCGACCTGGAACGGGAGGCGGCCGAGGTCGCCGCGGAGCTCGGCCGGGTCGAGGACGAGCTGGCCGCGACCACCGCCACCGCGACCGAGGCCGCGGCCGTCCGCAACCGCGCCCGGGCCGCCCTGGCCGCCTTCGACCAGGCCGCCGCCCGGGCCGAGCGGGACCGGGCCACCGCCCACCGGCGCGAGGTCCGCCTGGCCAGCGAGGTCGCCGGGCTGGAGCGGACGATCGAGCAGATGGAGGCCGAGACGGCCCGGCTGCGCGAGCAGGCGGGCGCGGTCGAGCGCCGCCGGGCCGAGACGGCCGCCCTCCTGGACCGGTTCCGGGCCGAGCGGGCCGATCTGGAGGCCCAGCAGGCCGGCCGGGACGCCGACCGGCGGGCGGCCGAGGAGCAGCGCGACCAGCGGGCCGCCGCCGCCCGGTCCCTGGCCGCCGAAGAGCGGCGGGTCGAGGCGGAACGGGCCGCCGCCCGCGCCCGACGCGAGGCGTTCGAGGCCACCGCCCGGGCGGCCGGCGGCGACGCCCTCGCCTTCCTGGAGGGCGCCGGCCGCGACGGCGTCCTCGGCCCCCTCGCCCCTGCCCTCTCGGTCGACCCCGGCTACGAGGCCGCGGTCGCCGCCGCCCTGGGCCCCGACGCCGACGCCATCGTGGTCGCCGGCCCCACCGTCGCCACCGGCGGCGCCCGCCTCCTCCGCGACGCCGGCAGCGGCCGCGCCATCCTCCTCCATCCCTCGGCGAACGGGTCGGCCCCGGACCCCGGAACCAACGGCTCGCCGTCGCTGCTCGACCGGGTGGCCACCGCCGGGGTGGCCGGAGAGGTGGCCAGGGCGCTGCTGGACGGGGTGCTGGTCGCCGACGACCTGGAGCAGGCCAGGGAGCTGCTGGAACGGCATCCCGGGGGACGGGTCGTGACCCGGGCCGGGGAGCTGCTGGCGGCGGGGCGGGTCGAGGGCGGGGTGGTGCCCGAGGCGAACGGGCTGGCCGCGCGGCGGGCCGCCGACGAGGCCGCCAAGGCCGAGGCGGCGACGGCCGCGACCCTGGAGCGGGTCGGGGCCGAGCTGCGCGCGGCCCAGCAGGAGCTGGAGGCGGCCGAGGGGCGGGCCGCCGACGCGGCCCGGGCCCTGCGCGACGCCCAGGCGGCCGTGCGGCGCCTCGACGACCGGGCCACCCTCGCCGGCAAGGAGCTGCGCGGCCTGGAACGGGAGGCGGCCGCGGCGGCCGAGCGCCTGCACGAGCTCGACGCCGGCCGCGAACGGGCCGCCGCCCGCCTGGCCACCGCCCAGACCGACCTGGCCATCGCCCCCCGGCAGGGGGTGCTCGCCGGGACCGGGGCCGAACGCGACGCCGAGCTGCTCGCCGGCGGGCGGCCGCCCCTGGTCGAGGCCCTCGACCAGGCCGAGCAGGCCGCCACCGCCGCCCGGGTGGCCGGCGCCGCCGTTGGCGAGCGGCGCCGGCTCCTCGACCAGCGCCTGGCCGAGCTCCGCGCCCTGGCCGCCGCCGAGGTCGAGGCGGCCGAGCAGCGGGCCCGGGCCCGCGGGGCCCGCCTCGACGGCGCCCGCCGGGCCGGGGTGGCCGCCACCGCCGGGGCCACCGCCCTGGCCCGGCTGGAGCGGTCCCTGGCCGCCGCCGCCGCCGAGCGCGACCGCCTGGCCGGCACCCTCCAGGCGGCCCGGGAAGGCCTGGCCGCGGCCAGCGCCACCCGCCGCGAGGCCACCGCCGCCCTCGACGAGCACCACGCCGTCACCCGGGCCTCCGACGAGGCCAGGGTCGAGGCCCGCCTGCGCGCCGAGGAGCTGGGCAAGCGCATCGTCGAGGAGTTCGCCATCGACCCCGACGAGGCCATGGCCGAGTACCTGCCCGGCGAGGCCCGCCTGGCCGAGCTGCCCGAGCCCGACCCGCGCCGCCAGCCCTCGACCGAGCTGCGCCGGGTCGCCACCGCCCTCGACCGCCGCCTCACCCTGCTGGGCCGGGTCAACCCCCTGGCCCTGGAGGAGTTCAAGGCCCTGGAGGAGCGCTACAGCTTCCTCTCCAGCCAGCTCCAGGACCTCAAGGAGAGCCGCCGCGACCTGCTCAAGGTGGTCAGGGCGGTCGACGAGCGGGTCCGGGAGGTGTTCGGCTCGGCCTTCGAGGACGTGGCCCGCGAATTCGAGCGCACCTTCGGGCTGCTGTTCCCCGGCGGCGAGGGCCGCCTCGTCCTCACCGACCCCGACGACCTCCTGGCCAGCGGGATCGAGGTCGAGGCCCGGCCCCCCGGCAAGAAGGTCCGCCGCCTGTCGCTGCTGTCGGGCGGCGAGCGCAGCCTGGTCGCCCTGGCCTTCTACTTCGCCATCTTCCGGGCCCGCCCCAGCCCCTTCTACGTCCTCG from Actinomycetota bacterium includes the following:
- a CDS encoding DNA-formamidopyrimidine glycosylase family protein — encoded protein: MPELPELDVLAENLAARLAKARVAAVRVVSVAALKTFDPPIDALVGLAVTGAGRRAKYVWLELGELRLVMHLSLGGRLVLGPKPAPRKTAVLTVDLDDGRVLSMTEGGTQRRAAVWLVDDVEKVPPLAGLGPEPLDPGFTTERLAAILAEGGHTLKGMLTDQRAMAGVGNAWSDDVLHRARMSPFARPERLDPSEVERLHTALVGVLTEARATLASQVGDEVVIPKASERLFAVHGRAGAACYVCGDTIRSVWMGERETSYCPTCQTGGRVLADRRRSRFLR
- the rpmF gene encoding 50S ribosomal protein L32 → MPVPKRKTPRAKTRHRRSHWKSVAPTYASCPQCRQAKLPHTVCQNCGYYGGRQVVEVE
- the rnc gene encoding ribonuclease III gives rise to the protein MEKALGVRFGGEELYVWAFTHRSFAYENGGLPTNERLEFLGDAVLGLVVTDIIYRAFPELPEGQLAKLRAATVNMNVLAEVARELGVGDAVRLGRGEELSGGRDKSSILADTLEAVLGAIYLDKGLSRAAALVRRLFEHRVMEAAGRGAALDYKTSLQELAASSLGGMPSYAIEEEGPDHAKRFTATVSVAGTAYGSGKGRSKKEAEQQAAREAFESLAADRMVSGTGDAGTDPPRHPSGVPRIPPVDVVPAESPAPPPAGE
- a CDS encoding DNA-formamidopyrimidine glycosylase family protein; translated protein: MPELPEVETLRQDLDKEVGGRKVKAVEVRAAKVVRRHRNRREFADRLVGRKLGAAARIGDLLLLGLDGGPETAALVIDLGPGGRLLKQRSAAPVERQTDAVLSFSVGGDLRVLGLGEDGELFLAGNDDLEELADRWRGAIDPLADALAWQALGARLGARQERLRTLLTDPAFVTGIGPVYADEILWAGGLRWDRDSSSLTAQEVRRLHRAIQEVVQEAVRLRGVSVGETPWLDLHGGKGEFEPQLSVYQREGQPCRRCRTPLVHERIEGGQTTYYCPKCQS
- a CDS encoding L,D-transpeptidase; the encoded protein is MPELKPRSTAPAAVAALLAMVLALAGCGGPDPAPPPPLDPAAGPPAPTTTAAPAAGEVQLGNAPAYVALAVKDVTVKSKPGKGDIVAVFPQALPWGSPTPFLIDHARRTATGETWLKVLLPRRPNGSSGWVQREQVRIKPVAHEVVVDLSSRTASLLRGRKKLRSFRVGVGTAGTPTPTGRFYVTVKLKPPQISAAAYGAWALGLSGYSEVHQSFGTGDGQIALHGTYKPWLLGRPVSNGCVRMDNETITLLAETLPLGTPVTIQA
- the yccX gene encoding acylphosphatase — its product is MSALRLKAVIRGEVQGVGFRWAVQRQAGQLGLTGYAENLPDGSVRVEAEGDPDRLDQLESFLREGPRWAEVESLDSQRIPATGEFHYFEAR
- the smc gene encoding chromosome segregation protein SMC, with the protein product MFLKSLTLRGFKSFAEKTTLDFEPGITVIVGPNGSGKSNVVDAVAWVLGEQGPKSLRGGKMEDVIFAGTGSRGALGRAEVALTIDNSAGLLPIEYSEVTVTRLLYRSGESEYAINGTTCRLLDIQELLSDTGVGRELHTVLGQNRLEDVLQGRPEDRRAAIEEAAGVYKHRRRKEKALRKLAGMEQHLVRLSDLVGELRRQLKPLQQQAETAARAAEVAAELREVRLTLRARELAGVRQRSASLDAEEAAFAARLAELEQRHDAEEARERGFQAELAELEPLAGRATDAVHRLATVRERLRGTVALAEARARHLAESLATEHEGRSVADLEREAAEVAAELGRVEDELAATTATATEAAAVRNRARAALAAFDQAAARAERDRATAHRREVRLASEVAGLERTIEQMEAETARLREQAGAVERRRAETAALLDRFRAERADLEAQQAGRDADRRAAEEQRDQRAAAARSLAAEERRVEAERAAARARREAFEATARAAGGDALAFLEGAGRDGVLGPLAPALSVDPGYEAAVAAALGPDADAIVVAGPTVATGGARLLRDAGSGRAILLHPSANGSAPDPGTNGSPSLLDRVATAGVAGEVARALLDGVLVADDLEQARELLERHPGGRVVTRAGELLAAGRVEGGVVPEANGLAARRAADEAAKAEAATAATLERVGAELRAAQQELEAAEGRAADAARALRDAQAAVRRLDDRATLAGKELRGLEREAAAAAERLHELDAGRERAAARLATAQTDLAIAPRQGVLAGTGAERDAELLAGGRPPLVEALDQAEQAATAARVAGAAVGERRRLLDQRLAELRALAAAEVEAAEQRARARGARLDGARRAGVAATAGATALARLERSLAAAAAERDRLAGTLQAAREGLAAASATRREATAALDEHHAVTRASDEARVEARLRAEELGKRIVEEFAIDPDEAMAEYLPGEARLAELPEPDPRRQPSTELRRVATALDRRLTLLGRVNPLALEEFKALEERYSFLSSQLQDLKESRRDLLKVVRAVDERVREVFGSAFEDVAREFERTFGLLFPGGEGRLVLTDPDDLLASGIEVEARPPGKKVRRLSLLSGGERSLVALAFYFAIFRARPSPFYVLDEVEAALDDVNLHRFLDLLDDAREHAQLLVVSHQRRTMEAADALYGVSMQAEGVSKVVSRRLRSGTLDGNDEAVAVATR